Proteins from a genomic interval of Sinobacterium caligoides:
- a CDS encoding DUF3302 domain-containing protein, which yields MLEYFALVVLCLVALVLFYGIIVLHDIPYEIAKHRDHPHQDAIHAAGWVSLFTLHVLWPFLWIWAMLYREDRGWGFGHHPGQPLPQRVAELEQVVEKLQAELVILSGSNAAQVSSEERG from the coding sequence ATGCTCGAATACTTTGCCCTTGTGGTGTTATGTCTTGTGGCACTGGTGCTCTTCTATGGCATCATTGTGCTGCATGACATCCCCTATGAGATCGCTAAACACCGTGATCACCCACATCAAGATGCTATTCACGCGGCGGGTTGGGTCAGCCTGTTTACGTTGCACGTACTATGGCCGTTTCTGTGGATATGGGCAATGTTGTATCGTGAGGACCGAGGTTGGGGTTTCGGCCATCACCCTGGTCAACCATTGCCACAAAGAGTGGCGGAGTTGGAGCAAGTCGTAGAGAAGCTACAGGCTGAGCTGGTCATTTTGTCGGGTAGTAACGCTGCTCAAGTTTCGAGCGAGGAGCGTGGCTGA